The following proteins are co-located in the Sporolactobacillus pectinivorans genome:
- a CDS encoding aminopeptidase encodes MDLTEVCEGILKKCLGLKSGETFLVITDDVEKSLAEPLYLAGRALGAESMLMLMKERKRSGEEPPRAIAAALAAADAAICITQFSLTHTKARKEAVAGGTRLATMPGITEDMFLNGAITANYNEVKTLTGRVTDLLDHGRQVSIEKEGHRLTFSVDGRSGIPSTGVYTQSGESGNLPSGEAFIAPIEGTASGEILVDGSVVGVGRLDATLLLTVDHGRLVGAKGEGADRLLQILGDGKGRSVAEFGIGTNRWARITGNVLEDEKVYGTVHIAFGSNLTFGGTVEAGVHIDCVFRNPDVSIDGRTVMKKGEIILDE; translated from the coding sequence ATGGACTTAACTGAGGTTTGTGAGGGAATACTTAAGAAATGTCTCGGGCTGAAATCGGGGGAAACTTTTCTTGTTATAACGGATGACGTGGAAAAAAGTCTAGCTGAGCCGCTCTATCTGGCCGGACGGGCACTTGGCGCTGAATCCATGCTGATGCTGATGAAAGAACGGAAACGGTCAGGTGAGGAGCCACCGCGGGCGATTGCGGCAGCCCTTGCGGCAGCTGACGCGGCAATCTGCATCACCCAATTTTCACTGACGCACACTAAAGCGCGCAAAGAGGCAGTAGCTGGTGGTACACGGCTGGCAACGATGCCGGGCATCACGGAGGACATGTTTCTAAATGGCGCAATCACGGCCAACTATAATGAGGTCAAAACACTGACCGGGAGAGTAACCGACCTGCTTGATCACGGACGGCAAGTGTCGATTGAAAAAGAAGGGCACCGTTTGACTTTTTCAGTTGATGGAAGAAGTGGGATTCCAAGCACCGGAGTCTATACTCAGTCGGGAGAATCGGGCAATCTTCCTTCCGGTGAAGCTTTTATCGCGCCGATTGAAGGCACGGCCTCCGGTGAGATCCTTGTGGACGGATCGGTTGTCGGCGTCGGTCGTTTGGATGCGACACTTCTGCTGACTGTTGATCACGGGCGGCTTGTCGGTGCAAAAGGAGAAGGCGCAGACCGGTTGCTTCAGATACTGGGTGACGGGAAGGGCCGGTCTGTGGCAGAATTCGGAATCGGCACGAACCGCTGGGCGCGGATCACTGGCAATGTCCTGGAAGATGAAAAAGTGTATGGAACTGTTCACATCGCGTTCGGCAGCAACCTGACATTTGGTGGCACAGTCGAGGCCGGAGTTCATATAGACTGCGTGTTCAGGAACCCCGACGTTAGCATCGACGGGCGGACGGTCATGAAAAAGGGCGAAATCATTCTTGACGAGTGA
- a CDS encoding DNA-3-methyladenine glycosylase has translation MELSHLPLPIEFYHRPTLDLAKLLLGCLLVNETAEGVAAGYIVETEAYMGAGDRAAHSFGNRRTRRTEVMFAEPGRVYTFTMHRHTLINVVSGAADVPEAILIRALDPVEGLDLIDERRAGRKRSEWMNGPGKLTEALGITMKDYGRKFTERPLYIASGYMPEKISCGPRIGIENTGEARFRPWRFWVTGNTNVSKGKKLLHIEENRFS, from the coding sequence ATGGAATTGAGCCATCTGCCGTTGCCGATTGAATTTTATCATCGGCCAACTTTGGATCTGGCAAAGTTATTGCTTGGCTGTCTGCTCGTAAACGAAACGGCGGAAGGAGTGGCCGCCGGATATATCGTTGAAACTGAGGCATATATGGGTGCCGGCGATCGTGCGGCCCACAGCTTTGGAAACCGCCGGACGAGACGGACGGAAGTGATGTTTGCAGAGCCGGGGCGCGTCTACACTTTTACCATGCATCGACATACTTTGATTAATGTGGTCAGCGGAGCTGCCGATGTGCCGGAGGCGATTCTGATCCGGGCGCTGGATCCCGTGGAAGGGCTGGACCTGATCGACGAACGCCGGGCCGGCAGGAAGCGCAGCGAATGGATGAATGGTCCCGGAAAATTAACTGAGGCACTCGGCATCACCATGAAGGATTATGGAAGAAAGTTTACGGAACGTCCACTTTACATTGCATCAGGTTATATGCCTGAGAAGATTTCCTGTGGACCGAGAATCGGGATCGAAAACACTGGAGAGGCACGTTTTCGCCCGTGGCGTTTCTGGGTCACCGGCAATACCAATGTGTCAAAAGGAAAAAAGCTTCTTCACATAGAAGAAAACAGGTTTAGTTAG
- a CDS encoding ABC transporter ATP-binding protein has protein sequence MSELNIQHCSKYFKKNGKPLCVLETADMKVENGKFVSIIGPSGCGKSTLFNIIAGLARPSEGQVLLDGKNITGESGHVGYMLQKDLLLPWRTILDNVIIGLEIRGVSKKKAREKALPMLQKYGLKGFEYDHPDALSGGMRQRAGLIRTLLDNKEVILLDEPFGALDAQTRLQMQNWLLQIWSDFQKTVLFVTHDIDEAIYLSDEIYVFTRRPGRIKTKIDVRLPRPRGEQTLMEERFLYLKRKLLLMLREEREPSG, from the coding sequence ATGAGCGAGCTCAATATTCAACACTGCAGCAAGTATTTTAAAAAAAACGGCAAGCCCTTGTGTGTGCTTGAAACGGCCGACATGAAGGTCGAAAACGGTAAGTTCGTAAGTATCATTGGCCCGAGCGGCTGCGGTAAATCTACTCTTTTTAACATCATTGCCGGACTCGCCAGGCCATCGGAAGGGCAGGTTCTCCTTGACGGAAAAAATATAACCGGTGAGAGCGGCCATGTCGGCTATATGCTTCAGAAAGACCTGCTGCTGCCGTGGCGAACGATTCTTGACAATGTCATTATCGGACTGGAAATCCGCGGTGTTTCGAAGAAGAAGGCACGCGAGAAGGCACTGCCGATGCTGCAAAAATACGGGTTAAAGGGATTCGAATATGATCACCCGGACGCGCTATCCGGCGGGATGCGCCAGCGGGCCGGGCTGATCCGTACTCTGTTGGATAATAAAGAAGTCATTCTGCTGGATGAGCCATTTGGGGCGCTTGACGCTCAGACAAGGCTGCAGATGCAGAACTGGTTGCTTCAGATCTGGAGCGATTTTCAAAAAACGGTGCTATTTGTCACACATGATATTGATGAAGCCATTTATCTTTCTGATGAAATTTATGTTTTTACACGCCGGCCCGGACGGATCAAGACGAAAATTGACGTCAGGTTGCCGCGTCCGCGCGGAGAACAGACGTTAATGGAGGAGCGTTTCCTGTATCTGAAAAGAAAACTTTTGCTGATGTTGCGGGAAGAACGTGAACCTTCCGGATAA
- a CDS encoding TerB family tellurite resistance protein — MFFTEILPRFFWGLASAGIALIKRRNLLLWFLFGFTFKWVSLIVILIMPTSNRVRIFPRIRRRTGQTGVDWHKKVSRACPYCGNEVVFDDIPGNWVCPECGHTFIYDTDGKVYMNREDHVLPQIEWIVRLFAKLAKQDGVVTENEVRQVDQIVKQAFRPNREQLHQIMDIFNAARYSSETFEEDARKLAETADGRRDVLTDTLTALLAVATADGLMRPEEEAMIREAARIFGLSGVYETIRAEFYGRSPAEGSSEDLESCYRLLGCKASDSDEEIKRLYRALIKENHPDRLVSHGASEDTIRQANKKVAEIKHAYDRIMAARG; from the coding sequence TTGTTCTTCACAGAAATCCTGCCAAGATTTTTCTGGGGACTTGCATCCGCAGGCATCGCATTGATTAAGAGAAGAAACCTGCTTCTATGGTTTCTCTTTGGTTTTACTTTTAAATGGGTTTCGCTGATTGTCATTCTGATTATGCCAACATCAAACAGAGTACGGATATTTCCACGGATCCGAAGAAGAACAGGGCAAACAGGCGTGGACTGGCATAAAAAAGTTTCCAGAGCATGCCCTTATTGCGGAAATGAAGTCGTTTTTGACGACATTCCGGGCAACTGGGTCTGTCCGGAGTGCGGCCACACGTTTATATACGACACGGACGGCAAAGTGTACATGAACAGAGAGGATCATGTACTGCCGCAGATCGAGTGGATCGTCAGGCTTTTTGCCAAACTGGCTAAGCAAGACGGAGTTGTGACGGAAAATGAGGTCCGTCAAGTTGACCAGATTGTAAAACAGGCTTTCCGGCCGAACAGGGAGCAGCTTCATCAGATCATGGACATTTTTAATGCAGCCCGCTATTCATCCGAGACGTTTGAAGAAGATGCCCGAAAACTGGCGGAAACAGCCGACGGGCGGCGGGATGTCCTGACGGATACGCTGACTGCACTTTTGGCTGTTGCCACTGCAGATGGGCTGATGCGGCCGGAAGAGGAGGCCATGATCCGAGAGGCAGCCCGAATATTCGGGCTTAGCGGTGTTTACGAAACGATCAGGGCAGAATTTTATGGCCGCAGTCCGGCTGAAGGGTCATCCGAAGATCTTGAATCGTGCTATCGTCTGCTGGGCTGCAAAGCATCGGATTCAGATGAAGAGATCAAAAGGCTTTACCGGGCGCTTATTAAGGAAAATCACCCGGACCGTTTAGTGAGTCACGGGGCTTCAGAAGATACGATCAGACAGGCAAATAAAAAAGTGGCGGAGATCAAGCACGCTTATGACCGGATTATGGCTGCTCGCGGCTGA
- a CDS encoding ABC transporter substrate-binding protein, with protein MKKIKGALALMLAAALILSGCGANSGKGALKDIVIAEPVHLIAYLPLYVAIDKGYFKEEGLNVKLITATGGAHVTSVVSGDAWGVIGGPDSIQIANKGSKDPITAVVNVVNRANVYLMANKKLKLKGNSDKDLAAFLKGKSIAAGRYGGSPDLLTRWLLLKVGLNPNKDVKLDEPADATAVVSLVAQGKDDIANGAEPQINDGIKKGAWGEPFYGFPSLGDYAYSVISTKESTIKKDPQTVQKVVNAVLKGLKVVNDNKKEAYKILKKEFPTASDASLKASMDRAYKDQLWSKDGYISPAAVAKPLDVVKKTGIYTQGYQYSKLVDMSFVKKAQKK; from the coding sequence ATGAAAAAAATAAAAGGGGCGCTGGCGCTGATGCTTGCGGCGGCATTGATTCTGTCGGGCTGCGGGGCAAATAGCGGGAAGGGAGCCCTTAAGGATATTGTGATTGCCGAACCGGTGCACCTGATTGCGTATTTGCCGCTCTATGTGGCCATTGATAAGGGCTATTTCAAAGAAGAGGGATTGAATGTCAAGCTAATCACGGCAACCGGCGGTGCACACGTCACGTCCGTCGTCAGTGGTGATGCGTGGGGTGTAATCGGCGGACCGGATTCCATACAGATTGCCAACAAGGGCAGCAAAGATCCGATTACTGCGGTAGTCAATGTCGTGAACCGTGCCAATGTCTATCTAATGGCCAATAAAAAGCTGAAACTGAAAGGAAACAGCGATAAAGATCTCGCCGCTTTTTTGAAAGGAAAAAGCATTGCCGCAGGCCGCTATGGCGGGAGTCCGGATCTGCTCACGCGCTGGTTGCTGCTGAAAGTCGGTCTTAACCCGAACAAGGATGTCAAACTTGATGAACCGGCGGATGCGACGGCAGTCGTGTCGCTGGTCGCGCAGGGCAAAGATGATATAGCGAACGGTGCGGAGCCGCAGATTAATGACGGTATCAAGAAAGGGGCGTGGGGGGAGCCCTTCTATGGATTCCCAAGCCTCGGAGATTATGCATACTCAGTGATCAGCACGAAGGAATCCACGATTAAAAAAGATCCGCAGACCGTGCAGAAAGTAGTCAATGCGGTACTTAAAGGACTTAAAGTGGTGAATGATAACAAGAAAGAGGCTTATAAAATTCTGAAAAAAGAATTCCCGACGGCTTCAGACGCCAGTCTGAAAGCTTCCATGGATCGCGCCTACAAAGACCAGCTCTGGAGCAAAGACGGTTACATCTCTCCAGCCGCCGTTGCCAAACCTCTGGATGTTGTCAAGAAAACCGGCATCTACACCCAAGGCTACCAATACAGTAAACTTGTTGATATGTCTTTTGTGAAAAAAGCACAGAAAAAATAA
- a CDS encoding MFS transporter: MTRLRNSHTVFLAAICTGTILNPLNSSMIALALHSIQNDYRLSFATVSWLVSGFYLASAVGQPLTGKMGDLVGRKRIFMIGLVIAAIAAIGAPLAPAFLFLLLMRILQAAGSSAVYPSGVALVQGHVIHDKQASSLAVLAICASVMTAFGPTVGGFLIVWGGWPGIFYVNLPFIFVSFTLGWLVIPKDVKKTGVNFRSVIHDLDLPGIFLFSTGMICLLWFLLTLEEAVHVFVAGIGLLSFVFFAWREWRTEKPFVDLRLLKKNHTLSLVYLLFVLMNLANYCLFYGMPTYFQSALHFNVRLSGMMMLFMSMASVAVSLLTGRWVDRIGPGAPIKTSATATVAGAILLLLVTLNQSAAMIGIALIVLGAGYGVGNVALQSAMLDVSPKESVGISSGLFQTCRYIGSILSSAVLGLIFGKTVTAAHLLTLSWVLIAVSIPALLLSLVFFRNGRRLSAH, translated from the coding sequence ATGACTCGCTTGAGAAACAGCCATACAGTATTTTTGGCGGCAATCTGTACCGGCACGATTCTAAATCCGCTCAACTCGTCGATGATCGCGCTGGCCCTTCACAGCATCCAGAATGACTACCGGCTCTCGTTTGCCACTGTCTCATGGCTTGTTTCAGGATTTTATCTGGCCAGCGCGGTCGGTCAGCCATTGACAGGAAAAATGGGCGATCTCGTCGGCAGAAAAAGGATATTCATGATCGGACTTGTAATTGCCGCTATTGCCGCTATTGGTGCACCGCTCGCCCCAGCTTTTCTTTTTCTGCTTCTGATGCGGATCTTGCAGGCTGCCGGCAGCAGTGCTGTTTATCCTTCCGGGGTCGCACTCGTACAGGGGCATGTTATTCACGATAAGCAGGCTTCTTCACTGGCGGTTCTGGCCATCTGTGCTTCTGTGATGACCGCCTTCGGACCGACTGTCGGCGGCTTTCTGATTGTCTGGGGCGGCTGGCCGGGCATTTTCTACGTCAATCTGCCTTTTATTTTTGTCAGTTTTACGCTGGGCTGGCTTGTGATCCCGAAAGATGTGAAGAAGACGGGCGTAAATTTCAGATCAGTGATTCACGATCTGGATCTTCCGGGCATCTTCTTGTTTTCCACTGGCATGATCTGCCTGCTTTGGTTTCTGCTGACTCTGGAAGAAGCTGTTCACGTTTTTGTCGCTGGGATAGGGCTGTTGAGCTTTGTCTTTTTTGCCTGGCGTGAATGGAGAACAGAAAAACCTTTTGTCGATCTTCGGCTGTTAAAAAAGAATCATACGCTTTCTCTTGTCTATCTGCTTTTTGTGCTGATGAATTTAGCGAATTATTGCCTTTTCTACGGCATGCCGACCTATTTTCAAAGCGCCTTGCATTTCAACGTGCGGCTCAGCGGGATGATGATGCTGTTTATGTCGATGGCGAGCGTTGCTGTTTCATTGCTGACCGGCCGCTGGGTCGACCGTATTGGTCCTGGCGCGCCCATTAAAACGAGCGCAACAGCCACCGTGGCCGGGGCGATCCTGCTCCTTCTTGTTACCCTGAATCAGTCGGCAGCGATGATCGGCATTGCATTAATCGTACTTGGCGCAGGATATGGCGTCGGTAATGTGGCACTTCAGTCGGCGATGCTCGATGTTTCCCCAAAGGAATCGGTCGGTATCTCGTCCGGACTTTTTCAGACGTGCCGGTACATTGGATCGATTCTCTCGTCTGCGGTACTTGGCCTGATTTTCGGCAAAACGGTTACTGCGGCCCATTTGCTCACACTGTCATGGGTACTGATTGCTGTCAGCATCCCTGCCCTTCTGCTAAGTCTCGTCTTTTTCAGAAATGGCCGCCGTCTCTCTGCACATTGA
- a CDS encoding ABC transporter ATP-binding protein — MIETEKESVLSMKDLSMNYGYGPVLKGINLEVYRGQIVGYIGPNGAGKSTTVRIVLGLQEGYDGEVRLFGEDIRTSGVAYKGRIGYVPETAEVYDTLTAREYLIFSGACYGMEDRRAERKAGLLMEEFGLAHVLDTRLSSFSKGMRQKVLIISSLLHNPDLLFFDEPLSGLDANSVLVFKEILAQLSKQGKTIFYSSHIMDVVEKISHRIVLLSDGHIAADGSFDELKGQNKEGTLEEIFNQLTGFHEHEKIARDFVSARCFCFYFLLNLF; from the coding sequence ATGATCGAAACTGAAAAGGAAAGTGTTCTATCGATGAAGGATCTGAGCATGAACTACGGATATGGGCCCGTCCTGAAAGGCATCAATCTCGAAGTGTACAGGGGCCAGATTGTCGGCTACATTGGCCCGAACGGAGCAGGCAAAAGCACGACCGTTCGGATTGTGCTTGGGCTTCAGGAAGGTTATGACGGTGAGGTCAGACTTTTCGGAGAAGATATCCGGACAAGCGGCGTAGCCTACAAGGGACGGATTGGATACGTGCCGGAGACTGCGGAAGTTTATGACACACTGACAGCGCGGGAATATCTGATTTTCTCCGGGGCGTGCTATGGAATGGAGGACAGGCGGGCAGAACGTAAAGCCGGCCTGCTGATGGAAGAGTTCGGCCTTGCTCACGTCCTCGACACCCGCTTGTCTTCTTTTTCAAAAGGAATGCGGCAGAAAGTTCTGATCATTTCCAGTCTGCTGCACAATCCGGACTTGCTGTTCTTTGACGAGCCGCTCAGCGGTCTGGATGCAAACAGCGTTCTTGTCTTTAAGGAGATTCTCGCCCAACTTTCCAAGCAGGGGAAAACGATCTTCTATTCCTCGCACATCATGGATGTAGTCGAAAAGATCAGCCACCGTATCGTGCTTCTGTCCGACGGCCATATTGCTGCTGACGGGAGCTTTGACGAACTGAAAGGACAAAACAAAGAAGGGACACTGGAAGAAATCTTCAATCAACTGACCGGATTTCATGAGCATGAGAAGATCGCCCGTGATTTCGTTTCGGCCCGCTGTTTTTGCTTCTATTTTCTATTGAACTTGTTTTGA
- the pepT gene encoding peptidase T, which produces MKEDIIKRFTSYVKVNTQSNDDNPGCPSTPGQLALGRQLVTELKALGMADVTMDANGYVMASLPSNTDKAVPTIGFMSHVDTATDFTGEGVNPQVIEKYDGKDIVLNKERGIILSPGTFPELKKYVGHMLITTDGTTLLGADDKSGISEIMTAMDYLLHHPEIKHGKVRVAFTPDEEIGRGPHKFDVAAFGAELAYTVDGGALGGLEYENFNAAEAKLFFSGSNVHPGSAKGKMVNSIKLAIDFQNRIPANEAPELTDGYEGFYHLLTFNGDVEQSKLVYIIRDFDKTKFAEKKSFVQETVKKLQKKYGEKSVVLELKDQYYNMKEKVEEHKEVVDVAYQALKNLDIEPQVLPIRGGTDGAQISYMGLPTPNLFTGGENFHGKFEYISVDNMVKATKTIVEIIRLFAETK; this is translated from the coding sequence TTGAAAGAAGACATCATTAAACGATTTACGTCATATGTGAAAGTCAATACCCAGTCGAATGACGACAACCCCGGCTGCCCGTCGACGCCCGGCCAGCTGGCGCTAGGCCGTCAGCTTGTTACTGAGCTTAAAGCACTCGGTATGGCTGACGTGACGATGGACGCGAACGGCTATGTGATGGCCTCTCTGCCGTCCAATACAGACAAGGCAGTTCCAACCATCGGTTTCATGTCCCATGTTGACACGGCCACCGATTTTACCGGTGAAGGGGTCAATCCCCAGGTTATTGAAAAATATGATGGAAAAGATATCGTGCTGAACAAGGAGCGCGGCATTATACTCAGCCCGGGTACGTTCCCTGAGCTGAAAAAATATGTTGGCCATATGCTGATTACAACCGACGGCACAACATTGCTCGGTGCCGATGACAAGTCCGGCATTTCAGAAATCATGACTGCCATGGACTATCTGCTACATCATCCGGAAATCAAGCACGGGAAGGTCCGCGTCGCCTTCACACCCGATGAGGAAATCGGCCGCGGCCCGCACAAATTTGATGTCGCCGCGTTCGGTGCGGAATTGGCGTACACTGTGGACGGCGGGGCTCTTGGCGGACTTGAATATGAAAATTTCAACGCCGCTGAAGCCAAACTTTTCTTCAGCGGGAGCAACGTCCACCCTGGTTCGGCCAAGGGCAAAATGGTAAACTCAATCAAGCTGGCTATTGACTTTCAAAACAGAATCCCGGCCAATGAAGCACCGGAGCTGACCGACGGCTATGAGGGCTTTTACCATCTGTTGACTTTTAACGGCGATGTCGAACAGTCCAAACTCGTATATATTATCCGCGATTTTGACAAGACCAAATTCGCCGAGAAAAAAAGCTTTGTTCAGGAAACTGTTAAAAAGCTGCAAAAAAAATACGGGGAAAAGAGTGTTGTCCTCGAACTGAAAGATCAGTACTACAACATGAAAGAAAAAGTGGAAGAACATAAAGAAGTGGTCGATGTCGCCTATCAGGCACTGAAGAATCTTGATATTGAGCCCCAGGTTCTCCCGATCCGCGGCGGCACAGACGGCGCGCAGATCTCCTACATGGGGTTGCCAACGCCGAACTTGTTCACCGGCGGCGAAAACTTCCATGGCAAGTTTGAATACATCTCTGTTGACAATATGGTCAAAGCAACAAAAACCATTGTGGAAATCATCAGGCTGTTTGCCGAAACAAAATAA
- a CDS encoding MFS transporter, with product MPFQKVKTIYAITVYVSLAAFDNIVIGLFPPLFSNIAHDVHVKLAYMGVVSAINILATSFSSLFWGYLSGKFHRKRLIIIGTLIWVLGVSLTALSGSYVQLLAYQVITGIGLGCVASIGFSALTDYVPYRSRGMILSLWGMSQGFGGIAGALIAAIISALSNWRLPFEVLGLIGLLLIVFYFFVEEPKFGNAEPELQRLIKGGKSYMHRISMNQVMLMARKRSNLLLFFQGFFMNIATGSLIWLPTLYKFKMIEQLGYSSAIAMLVATFLYGIFQIGGTLSSVFGYIGDVLQRRSYAARARTTAALVLVTMPLYILLFIFPVHNLSLPSTTNSVVLFFSLLEQLFCNPWMLTLFIISLFASAAQSANTPNWLALITDVNLPEHRGTVFGIANLVNSLGRTIGNLGSVGVAIAAIFLRSKTNDYILIMSLLQLSLIPSAFCYFVMAKYNVRDISSVKQTLNERGKIV from the coding sequence ATGCCATTTCAGAAAGTAAAAACCATTTATGCCATTACGGTTTATGTCAGTCTGGCAGCCTTTGATAATATTGTCATCGGACTGTTTCCCCCGCTCTTTTCAAATATTGCACATGACGTGCATGTTAAGCTTGCATACATGGGCGTGGTCTCAGCAATCAATATTCTGGCCACGTCTTTTTCATCACTGTTTTGGGGTTATCTGTCGGGCAAATTTCATCGCAAAAGACTGATCATCATCGGAACCTTAATTTGGGTGCTTGGTGTTTCTTTGACTGCGCTGAGCGGCTCTTACGTTCAACTACTGGCATACCAGGTCATCACCGGCATCGGACTGGGCTGCGTAGCATCCATCGGTTTCAGCGCGCTGACCGATTATGTCCCGTACCGCTCCAGAGGAATGATCCTCAGCCTGTGGGGTATGTCACAGGGATTCGGCGGAATTGCCGGTGCCTTGATTGCGGCGATTATTTCCGCATTGTCCAACTGGCGCCTGCCGTTTGAAGTCCTGGGACTCATCGGTCTGCTGCTCATTGTTTTCTACTTCTTTGTCGAGGAACCGAAATTTGGCAACGCCGAACCTGAACTGCAGAGACTGATCAAGGGCGGGAAAAGCTATATGCACCGGATCAGTATGAATCAGGTGATGCTGATGGCTCGAAAAAGGAGCAATCTGCTGCTTTTCTTTCAGGGATTTTTCATGAATATCGCGACCGGAAGCCTGATCTGGTTGCCCACACTTTACAAATTCAAAATGATTGAACAACTTGGGTACAGCAGCGCCATCGCGATGCTTGTTGCCACTTTTTTGTATGGTATTTTTCAGATTGGCGGCACCTTATCCTCAGTATTCGGTTATATCGGGGACGTGCTGCAGCGCCGGAGTTACGCAGCGCGTGCCCGGACCACGGCAGCGCTTGTTCTGGTAACCATGCCCCTCTATATCTTATTATTTATTTTTCCAGTTCATAATTTATCACTCCCAAGCACAACCAATTCAGTCGTGCTTTTTTTTAGCCTGCTGGAGCAGCTGTTTTGCAATCCGTGGATGCTGACCCTGTTCATCATTTCATTGTTTGCTTCTGCCGCCCAGTCGGCCAATACGCCGAACTGGCTCGCGCTGATCACGGATGTCAATCTCCCGGAACATCGCGGAACAGTGTTCGGAATTGCCAATCTAGTAAACAGTCTCGGCCGTACCATCGGCAATCTGGGCAGTGTAGGGGTTGCCATTGCAGCCATCTTTCTTCGTTCTAAAACAAATGATTACATACTGATAATGAGCCTGCTGCAGCTGTCGCTGATTCCGTCTGCATTCTGCTATTTCGTTATGGCGAAATATAATGTCCGTGACATCAGTTCGGTGAAGCAGACGCTGAACGAACGTGGAAAGATTGTGTGA
- a CDS encoding ABC transporter permease, whose protein sequence is MAEKPKQGRTELLIEDQNVEQAKIRHRALAGQIFVGLFIIFLWEFSTRIGWLDSYYWSSPSTIVRTGWVAITEGTLLQDLAYTSGATIAGFILGTVVGSALGLSFWWSELYSRITEPYLIAINAVPKLALAPVLVIMFGIGFDSKVVLAFLMTVIVASIAAYSGVKNVDRDLEKMLLSLGARRHHIFFKVVIPSSVPWMVSTLKINISLALAGTIVGEFISSQQGIGRMILYAGQILNIDLVWVGVIVLSVLSIVMYLGTVWLERLLMRGRTPKS, encoded by the coding sequence ATGGCGGAAAAGCCGAAGCAGGGTCGAACCGAACTGTTGATTGAAGATCAGAACGTGGAGCAGGCAAAAATCCGGCATCGGGCACTTGCCGGACAAATTTTTGTCGGTCTTTTTATTATTTTTCTCTGGGAATTTTCGACGCGGATCGGTTGGCTCGACAGTTATTACTGGAGCAGCCCAAGCACGATTGTCCGGACAGGTTGGGTGGCAATAACGGAGGGTACGCTGCTTCAGGATCTTGCTTATACTTCAGGCGCAACGATCGCCGGGTTTATTCTCGGTACCGTGGTTGGCTCGGCGCTCGGTCTTTCATTCTGGTGGTCGGAGCTCTATTCGAGGATTACTGAACCGTATCTGATCGCCATTAATGCGGTGCCGAAGCTTGCGCTGGCACCGGTACTGGTCATTATGTTCGGAATTGGTTTTGATTCGAAAGTGGTTCTCGCATTTCTGATGACAGTAATTGTCGCGTCGATTGCGGCGTATAGTGGTGTGAAAAACGTTGACAGGGATTTGGAAAAAATGTTGCTGTCGCTCGGCGCCAGACGGCACCATATTTTTTTCAAAGTCGTGATTCCCTCATCCGTTCCCTGGATGGTCAGCACTCTGAAAATCAATATATCTCTTGCGCTTGCAGGAACGATTGTCGGTGAGTTTATTAGCTCACAGCAGGGGATCGGCCGAATGATTCTTTATGCCGGTCAGATTCTTAATATTGATCTCGTCTGGGTCGGCGTGATCGTGCTTTCGGTATTGTCGATTGTCATGTATCTCGGAACGGTGTGGTTAGAGCGTTTGCTGATGAGAGGAAGAACGCCAAAATCATAA
- a CDS encoding MarR family winged helix-turn-helix transcriptional regulator, with protein sequence MKALSSDPALEQIEHEVVMLLRRADFKKTLDGDENSLFRSGYLILNLLLKKSPLAAYELADHFQLDVSTISRQVKTLENKRLVERKIGEHDGRVNQIFITEAGRQSVISLKKERLMVYADLLADWSGVEKASFAEHLAKLNRKIESRHRLH encoded by the coding sequence ATGAAAGCCTTAAGTTCCGATCCGGCTTTGGAACAGATCGAGCACGAAGTGGTGATGCTTCTGCGCCGGGCTGATTTTAAGAAAACGCTGGATGGCGATGAAAACAGTTTATTTCGGTCAGGTTACCTGATTTTGAATTTGTTGCTGAAAAAAAGCCCGCTGGCGGCTTACGAATTGGCGGATCATTTTCAGCTCGATGTGTCAACCATCAGCCGTCAGGTCAAAACACTAGAGAATAAGCGTCTGGTGGAACGAAAGATCGGAGAACACGACGGACGGGTGAATCAGATTTTTATTACGGAGGCGGGAAGACAATCTGTAATTTCTTTGAAAAAAGAACGGCTGATGGTCTATGCTGATCTGCTTGCCGATTGGAGCGGGGTAGAAAAAGCTTCATTTGCGGAACATCTGGCCAAACTAAACAGAAAAATAGAGAGCAGACACCGTCTGCACTGA